The proteins below come from a single Aegilops tauschii subsp. strangulata cultivar AL8/78 chromosome 6, Aet v6.0, whole genome shotgun sequence genomic window:
- the LOC109779547 gene encoding uncharacterized protein isoform X1, giving the protein MSVTADPAGAGAGDGDRSRGGWSFWNMQRNRGLSAASTSTNWVLSATTKNEGYSIWTSAGGEWRPRPTDAHAPAYYHDLAELYLEAARRLPIADIPYLADCISISGLAVGLADPVTNIVLTTINAFAKRPSYVRPLKPDDALEKISKKTTFVVGARDSRTGLIKFLLCYFRNLTQDQAEKCLDVAGHHLPLAVRLVEVGRWGSESEVVPLLQPDAARTRTALRQAAKCSNTDGLVRLMTWRYPRRLLDPVLDDLRGGKQLTADCIYKICDLLRCSWPPEPTPAPTPGVYRDNSGNVTTITKIRKDVFATTTVSKDLVATTTITSTCPSNGDCARDDGVHLSTELGTEISSGVNSTTAESAPRENPDFLPLLKMSLLDTVHGFYIDALGILPSQALRDRHLLRAVLTAGHCYGPWDPVSNIILNSIWYDAVFPLSDDVANQIGAADILDARSMTRVESCSLDGLVAFVRYTYSISEQEAVVLLCQHRFNLSYMLQGPKKIFFNLASAVLVAKHPQPAAFGDFLNSLTPAKLVRLRSLVSDRGLGYVLSGDTLVRLKKMLTNGITCVAAAAVQSMAPDLPQSALETLSARRETFKSQQDYVRTKLESLLLDYGRNKGHLYRLGIVCGVTTARYHLYSTCYHVNFLASTDVPNDSTRPWALFFAEFWSIVDLRVEESTNVPFCCHVRDSFNAYSIRCIICDRTSCKIAHPSCDENVYFTGGSAQYGFPVHYKWEADLGGMLESDFIYFDRESDDQLAKILSEASCSSSSPKKTRQEFTWSQRNTRARTDAGFGVAPVPF; this is encoded by the exons ATGTCCGTGACGGCGGAtccggccggcgccggcgccggcgacggCGACCGATCCCGTGGCGGCTGGTCCTTCTGGAACATGCAGAGGAACCGGGGCCTCTCGGCCGCCTCGACCTCCACCAACTGGGTCCTCTCGGCCACCACGAAGAACGAGGGCTACTCCATCTGGACCTCCGCGGGCGGCGAGTGGCGTCCCAGGCCCACGGACGCCCACGCCCCGGCGTACTACCACGACCTCGCCGAGTTGTACCTCGAGGCGGCCCGCCGCCTCCCCATCGCCGACATCCCGTACCTCGCCGACTGCATCTCCATCAGCGGCCTCGCCGTGGGCCTCGCCGACCCCGTCACCAACATCGTCCTCACCACCATCAACGCTTTCGCCAAGAGACCGTCCTACGTCCGGCCCCTAAAGCCAGATGATGCGCTAGAGAAAATCAGCAAGAAGACCACCTTCGTCGTCGGCGCTCGCGACTCCCGCACTGGCCTCATCAAGTTCTTGCTGTGCTACTTCCGCAACCTCACGCAGGATCAGGCGGAGAAATGCCTCGACGTGGCCGGCCACCACCTCCCCCTCGCCGTCCGCCTCGTCGAGGTGGGCCGCTGGGGCTCGGAGTCGGAGGTGGTTCCACTGCTGCAGCCGGATGCCGCCAGGACCAGGACGGCTTTGCGGCAGGCCGCCAAGTGCTCCAACACCGACGGCCTCGTGCGGCTCATGACGTGGAGGTACCCTCGTCGCCTCCTCGACCCTGTCCTCGATGATTTGCGCGGGGGCAAACAGCTTACCGCCGACTGCATCTACAAGATATGTGACCTGCTGCGATGTTCATGGCCGCCGGAGCCAACCCCTGCCCCAACTCCCGGCGTTTATCGGGACAACAGTGGGAACGTCACCACAATCACCAAGATCAGGAAAGACGTTTTCGCCACAACCACCGTATCTAAAGACCTTGTCGCGACGACCACGATCACCTCAACTTGTCCGAGCAATGGTGACTGCGCTCGAGACGACGGTGTCCATCTCTCAACTGAATTAGGCACAGAGATATCCTCCGGTGTGAACAGCACTACAGCAGAGTCTGCTCCTCGGGAGAACCCCGATTTCCTCCCATTGTTGAAGATGTCTCTCCTCGACACCGTGCATGGCTTCTACATCGACGCGCTGGGCATACTGCCCAGTCAGGCGTTACGCGACCGCCACCTCCTCCGTGCTGTCCTCACAGCCGGACATTGTTATGGCCCCTGGGACCCTGTGTCAAACATCATACTCAACTCCATCTGGTACGACGCTGTCTTCCCGCTCTCGGACGATGTCGCCAATCAGATTGGAGCAGCTGACATTCTCGATGCTCGCTCCATGACCCGTGTTGAATCTTGTTCGCTCGACGGCTTGGTTGCCTTTGTCCGCTATACCTACTCAATCTCGGAGCAAGAAGCAGTGGTGCTGCTCTGCCAACATCGCTTCAATCTCTCATACATGTTGCAGGGCCCAAAGAAGATATTCTTCAACTTAGCTTCTGCAGTACTGGTTGCCAAACACCCACAGCCTGCTGCCTTTGGGGATTTCCTCAATTCACTGACCCCAGCTAAACTTGTTCGCTTGCGCTCCCTTGTATCCGACAGAGGTCTCGGCTATGTTCTCTCTGGTGATACATTGGTGCGGCTAAAGAAGATGCTGACCAATGGAATAACATGCGTTGCGGCAGCAGCAGTGCAAAGTATGGCTCCTGATCTGCCCCAATCTGCTTTGGAGACACTGTCTGCTAGGAGGGAGACCTTCAAGTCTCAGCAGGATTATGTTCGCACAAAGTTGGAAAGCCTGCTACTCGACTATGGCCGCAATAAG GGACACTTATACAGGCTTGGTATTGTTTGTGGAGTGACGACAGCCAGATATCACCTCTACTCAACTTGCTATCATGTAAACTTCCTGGCGAGCACGGATGTCCCAAATGATTCTACCAGACCGTGGGCACTCTTCTTTGCCGAATTCTGGAGCATAGTTGATCTTAGAGTTGAAGAGTCAACAAATGTGCCTTTCTGCTGCCATGTGAGAGATTCCTTTAATGCGTATTCTA TTCGCTGCATCATTTGTGATCGTACTTCATGTAAGATTGCACATCCATCTTGTGATGAGAATGTGTATTTCACGGGCGGTAGCGCTCAGTATGGCTTTCCGGTACACTATAAGTGGGAAGCTGATCTAGGTGGAATGCTCGAATCTGACTTCATCTACTTCGATCGTGAAAGTGATGACCAGCTTGCAAAGATTCTATCAGAGGCGTCTTGTTCTTCATCATCCCCTAAGAAGACCAGACAGGAGTTTACTTGGTCACAGAGGAATACCAGAGCTAGAACCGATGCTGGTTTTGGCGTTGCCCCGGTCCCTTTCTAG
- the LOC109779547 gene encoding uncharacterized protein isoform X2, translating to MSVTADPAGAGAGDGDRSRGGWSFWNMQRNRGLSAASTSTNWVLSATTKNEGYSIWTSAGGEWRPRPTDAHAPAYYHDLAELYLEAARRLPIADIPYLADCISISGLAVGLADPVTNIVLTTINAFAKRPSYVRPLKPDDALEKISKKTTFVVGARDSRTGLIKFLLCYFRNLTQDQAEKCLDVAGHHLPLAVRLVEVGRWGSESEVVPLLQPDAARTRTALRQAAKCSNTDGLVRLMTWRYPRRLLDPVLDDLRGGKQLTADCIYKICDLLRCSWPPEPTPAPTPGVYRDNSGNVTTITKIRKDVFATTTVSKDLVATTTITSTCPSNGDCARDDGVHLSTELGTEISSGVNSTTAESAPRENPDFLPLLKMSLLDTVHGFYIDALGILPSQALRDRHLLRAVLTAGHCYGPWDPVSNIILNSIWYDAVFPLSDDVANQIGAADILDARSMTRVESCSLDGLVAFVRYTYSISEQEAVVLLCQHRFNLSYMLQGPKKIFFNLASAVLVAKHPQPAAFGDFLNSLTPAKLVRLRSLVSDRGLGYVLSGDTLVRLKKMLTNGITCVAAAAVQSMAPDLPQSALETLSARRETFKSQQDYVRTKLESLLLDYGRNKGHLYRLGIVCGVTTARYHLYSTCYHVNFLASTDVPNDSTRPWALFFAEFWSIVDLRVEESTNVPFCCHFAASFVIVLHVRLHIHLVMRMCISRAVALSMAFRYTISGKLI from the exons ATGTCCGTGACGGCGGAtccggccggcgccggcgccggcgacggCGACCGATCCCGTGGCGGCTGGTCCTTCTGGAACATGCAGAGGAACCGGGGCCTCTCGGCCGCCTCGACCTCCACCAACTGGGTCCTCTCGGCCACCACGAAGAACGAGGGCTACTCCATCTGGACCTCCGCGGGCGGCGAGTGGCGTCCCAGGCCCACGGACGCCCACGCCCCGGCGTACTACCACGACCTCGCCGAGTTGTACCTCGAGGCGGCCCGCCGCCTCCCCATCGCCGACATCCCGTACCTCGCCGACTGCATCTCCATCAGCGGCCTCGCCGTGGGCCTCGCCGACCCCGTCACCAACATCGTCCTCACCACCATCAACGCTTTCGCCAAGAGACCGTCCTACGTCCGGCCCCTAAAGCCAGATGATGCGCTAGAGAAAATCAGCAAGAAGACCACCTTCGTCGTCGGCGCTCGCGACTCCCGCACTGGCCTCATCAAGTTCTTGCTGTGCTACTTCCGCAACCTCACGCAGGATCAGGCGGAGAAATGCCTCGACGTGGCCGGCCACCACCTCCCCCTCGCCGTCCGCCTCGTCGAGGTGGGCCGCTGGGGCTCGGAGTCGGAGGTGGTTCCACTGCTGCAGCCGGATGCCGCCAGGACCAGGACGGCTTTGCGGCAGGCCGCCAAGTGCTCCAACACCGACGGCCTCGTGCGGCTCATGACGTGGAGGTACCCTCGTCGCCTCCTCGACCCTGTCCTCGATGATTTGCGCGGGGGCAAACAGCTTACCGCCGACTGCATCTACAAGATATGTGACCTGCTGCGATGTTCATGGCCGCCGGAGCCAACCCCTGCCCCAACTCCCGGCGTTTATCGGGACAACAGTGGGAACGTCACCACAATCACCAAGATCAGGAAAGACGTTTTCGCCACAACCACCGTATCTAAAGACCTTGTCGCGACGACCACGATCACCTCAACTTGTCCGAGCAATGGTGACTGCGCTCGAGACGACGGTGTCCATCTCTCAACTGAATTAGGCACAGAGATATCCTCCGGTGTGAACAGCACTACAGCAGAGTCTGCTCCTCGGGAGAACCCCGATTTCCTCCCATTGTTGAAGATGTCTCTCCTCGACACCGTGCATGGCTTCTACATCGACGCGCTGGGCATACTGCCCAGTCAGGCGTTACGCGACCGCCACCTCCTCCGTGCTGTCCTCACAGCCGGACATTGTTATGGCCCCTGGGACCCTGTGTCAAACATCATACTCAACTCCATCTGGTACGACGCTGTCTTCCCGCTCTCGGACGATGTCGCCAATCAGATTGGAGCAGCTGACATTCTCGATGCTCGCTCCATGACCCGTGTTGAATCTTGTTCGCTCGACGGCTTGGTTGCCTTTGTCCGCTATACCTACTCAATCTCGGAGCAAGAAGCAGTGGTGCTGCTCTGCCAACATCGCTTCAATCTCTCATACATGTTGCAGGGCCCAAAGAAGATATTCTTCAACTTAGCTTCTGCAGTACTGGTTGCCAAACACCCACAGCCTGCTGCCTTTGGGGATTTCCTCAATTCACTGACCCCAGCTAAACTTGTTCGCTTGCGCTCCCTTGTATCCGACAGAGGTCTCGGCTATGTTCTCTCTGGTGATACATTGGTGCGGCTAAAGAAGATGCTGACCAATGGAATAACATGCGTTGCGGCAGCAGCAGTGCAAAGTATGGCTCCTGATCTGCCCCAATCTGCTTTGGAGACACTGTCTGCTAGGAGGGAGACCTTCAAGTCTCAGCAGGATTATGTTCGCACAAAGTTGGAAAGCCTGCTACTCGACTATGGCCGCAATAAG GGACACTTATACAGGCTTGGTATTGTTTGTGGAGTGACGACAGCCAGATATCACCTCTACTCAACTTGCTATCATGTAAACTTCCTGGCGAGCACGGATGTCCCAAATGATTCTACCAGACCGTGGGCACTCTTCTTTGCCGAATTCTGGAGCATAGTTGATCTTAGAGTTGAAGAGTCAACAAATGTGCCTTTCTGCTGCCAT TTCGCTGCATCATTTGTGATCGTACTTCATGTAAGATTGCACATCCATCTTGTGATGAGAATGTGTATTTCACGGGCGGTAGCGCTCAGTATGGCTTTCCGGTACACTATAAGTGGGAAGCTGATCTAG
- the LOC109779548 gene encoding GDSL esterase/lipase At2g27360, whose amino-acid sequence MAHLSRILVALLLVLIAGEAAATPYAGGRDAQLASSYSRVFSFGDSLTDTGNAAILPATAGGPSSHAPYGETYFHHPSGRASDGRLIIDFIVESLGLPQPTPYLAGETADDFRHGANFAVGGATALDPAFLKSRGVATFVPVSLSNETSWFNNVLELLDSTAYEEESNIMASSVFYFGEIGVNDYIFALFSNRTAEFAASLVPDIVAVTRSALTAVIAAGARTVLVTGMIPLGCEPELLALFPGDAHGESGCITGFNEVAQLHNRALNRMLRELRRSHPGTTLFYADIYSPIANLVASPGKYGFGDRPLAAFCGGGAGPYHFDMAAFCGTPDSTESSYPSEFLSWDGIHFTDAANRFIAQALLRRLYNASAMAEPQTALL is encoded by the exons ATGGCACACTTATCTCGCATCCTGGTGGCTCTTCTCCTCGTCCTAATCGCCGGAGAGGCAGCCGCCACGCCGTACGCCGGCGGCAGGGACGCCCAGCTGGCCAGCAGCTACAGCCGCGTCTTCAGCTTCGGCGACTCGCTCACCGACACCGGGAACGCGGCCATCCTCCCGGCCACCGCCGGGGGGCCCTCCTCCCACGCGCCGTACGGGGAGACCTACTTCCACCACCCCAGCGGCCGGGCGTCCGACGGCCGGCTCATCATCGACTTCATCG TGGAGTCGCTGGGGTTGCCACAACCAACCCCCTACCTCGCCGGCGAGACCGCGGATGACTTCCGGCATGGCGCGAACTTCGCGGTGGGCGGCGCAACGGCGCTTGACCCGGCGTTCTTGAAGAGCAGAGGGGTAGCGACGTTTGTGCCGGTGTCTCTTAGCAACGAGACGAGCTGGTTCAACAATGTCTTGGAGCTTCTTGACTCCACGGCGTACG AAGAAGAGAGCAATATCATGGCGAGCTCCGTCTTCTACTTCGGTGAGATCGGAGTAAACGACTACATCTTCGCACTGTTCAGCAACCGCACAGCCGAGTTCGCGGCGAGCTTGGTGCCGGACATTGTCGCCGTCACCCGCTCGGCCCTAACA GCCGTGATCGCCGCCGGAGCAAGGACGGTGCTGGTGACGGGGATGATCCCGCTCGGGTGCGAGCCGGAGCTGCTCGCCCTCTTCCCCGGCGACGCGCACGGGGAGTCCGGCTGCATCACGGGCTTCAACGAGGTCGCCCAGCTGCACAACCGCGCGCTCAACCGCATGCTCCGCGAGCTCCGGCGGAGCCACCCCGGTACCACCCTCTTCTACGCCGACATCTACAGCCCCATCGCCAACCTCGTCGCCTCGCCCGGCAAATACG GCTTCGGCGACAGGCCGTTGGCCGCGTTCTGCGGCGGAGGCGCTGGCCCGTACCACTTCGACATGGCGGCGTTCTGCGGCACGCCGGACTCGACGGAGAGCTCCTACCCGTCCGAGTTCCTCTCGTGGGACGGCATCCACTTCACCGACGCTGCCAATAGGTTCATCGCCCAGGCTCTGCTCAGAAGATTGTATAACGCGTCGGCGATGGCAGAGCCACAAACTGCACTGCTCTGA